The following coding sequences are from one Natrarchaeobaculum sulfurireducens window:
- a CDS encoding protein translocase SEC61 complex subunit gamma — translation MDVPYDLTSYVRVLKMATTPTTEEFVQVSKIAGAGILLVGFIGFIIGGIMLLLTGDAGGGF, via the coding sequence ATGGACGTTCCGTACGACCTCACCTCGTACGTTCGGGTGTTGAAAATGGCGACGACACCCACGACCGAGGAATTCGTTCAGGTGTCGAAAATTGCGGGTGCAGGGATCCTGCTCGTCGGCTTCATCGGCTTCATCATCGGCGGCATCATGCTGTTGTTGACCGGCGACGCCGGTGGTGGCTTCTGA
- a CDS encoding helix-turn-helix domain-containing protein, translating into MAKYSTGSSAGGGGTNCELCGAESNRLELASVAGAELEVCPDCAPHDDSRKSGPDRGKRSSQDDEPGLDDEQRRKKKAAQNVAKANPVWDGDSEHWEAEGTNYDDDPLPYLVSEYGDVVVEARQEAGLQREELAEELGIREQEVLAVEQGRATQAGIGGGLIEALEDRLDVTLAE; encoded by the coding sequence ATGGCTAAGTATTCGACGGGGTCGTCCGCCGGAGGTGGCGGGACGAACTGCGAACTCTGTGGTGCCGAAAGCAACCGGCTCGAGCTCGCGTCCGTCGCGGGTGCCGAGCTCGAGGTCTGTCCGGACTGTGCGCCACACGACGACAGCCGGAAGTCCGGCCCCGACCGGGGGAAACGAAGCTCCCAGGACGACGAACCCGGCCTGGACGACGAACAGCGCCGAAAGAAGAAAGCAGCACAGAACGTCGCGAAGGCGAACCCGGTCTGGGACGGTGACTCCGAACACTGGGAAGCCGAGGGGACGAACTACGACGACGATCCGCTTCCGTATCTCGTCTCGGAGTACGGCGACGTCGTCGTCGAGGCACGCCAGGAGGCGGGCCTCCAGCGCGAGGAACTCGCCGAGGAACTCGGCATCCGCGAGCAGGAGGTTCTCGCCGTCGAACAGGGCAGAGCCACGCAGGCGGGGATCGGTGGCGGACTGATCGAGGCCCTCGAGGACCGCCTCGACGTAACGCTCGCGGAGTAA
- a CDS encoding DUF420 domain-containing protein: MEYVPRERVGPLTAILSVVSLVIVFAAAGGQIPQSAVPGAPAWMLDLIPHLNVAISVAAIATITLGWRAIRRGEVERHRIAMIASFGLFAAFLVFYLYRLIAMGGPQPFPGPDAIYQFVYLPLLAVHIFLAVVCVPLVYYVILLAFAHPIEELRRTSHARFGRLAASLWLISFTLGIAVYVLLYVVY; the protein is encoded by the coding sequence ATGGAGTACGTTCCTCGAGAACGCGTCGGTCCGCTAACGGCAATCTTGAGCGTCGTATCGCTCGTGATCGTTTTCGCGGCCGCAGGTGGGCAGATCCCCCAGTCTGCGGTGCCGGGCGCGCCTGCGTGGATGCTCGATCTGATTCCGCACCTGAACGTTGCGATCAGCGTGGCAGCCATCGCGACGATCACACTGGGGTGGCGTGCGATTCGCCGCGGTGAGGTCGAGCGCCACCGTATCGCGATGATCGCCTCGTTTGGGCTGTTCGCGGCGTTCCTCGTGTTCTATCTCTACCGGCTGATCGCGATGGGTGGACCCCAGCCATTTCCTGGTCCGGACGCGATCTACCAGTTCGTCTATCTGCCGCTGCTCGCCGTCCACATCTTCCTCGCGGTCGTCTGCGTCCCGCTGGTGTACTACGTGATCTTGCTGGCGTTTGCCCACCCCATCGAGGAGCTGCGTCGGACGAGCCACGCTCGCTTTGGCCGGCTCGCTGCGAGCCTCTGGCTGATCTCGTTTACGCTGGGAATCGCCGTCTACGTGCTGTTGTACGTCGTCTACTGA
- a CDS encoding glucose 1-dehydrogenase has protein sequence MKAIAVEPGAGTPTVIDIPRPEPGPGEALVRTLRVGVDGTDHEVIAGHHGDVPVGSDRLVLGHEAVGVVEDPNGTDLEDGQYVVPTVRRPPNGTNAYFDRGEPDMAPDGEYVERGIVGAHGFMAEYITSPAESLVPIPEELAPLGFLVEPISITEKAIEHAVASRSAFEWELESALVLGNGSLGLLTLAMLETVFDVERTYCLGRRDRPDPTIDLIEELGATYVDSRETPVPEIPDTYEPVDFVYEATGYAKHAVETVDALAPNGVGVLLGVPEPWTFEVDGGRLHRELVLHNKALVGTVNSHRGHFESAIDTLSQLPAWFTDALVTGVYGLEDAEAAFDTADGVIKTAVEFDGI, from the coding sequence ATGAAAGCGATCGCCGTCGAACCGGGGGCGGGAACGCCCACGGTGATCGACATCCCTCGACCGGAACCGGGGCCGGGCGAGGCTCTCGTTCGGACGCTACGAGTCGGTGTCGACGGAACCGATCACGAAGTCATTGCGGGCCACCACGGCGACGTCCCCGTCGGTTCGGATCGACTCGTTCTCGGCCATGAAGCGGTCGGCGTCGTCGAAGACCCGAACGGCACCGATCTCGAGGATGGTCAGTACGTGGTCCCGACGGTCCGGCGACCGCCCAACGGGACCAATGCGTATTTCGACCGCGGCGAACCCGACATGGCTCCGGACGGCGAATACGTCGAGCGCGGCATCGTCGGTGCACACGGCTTCATGGCCGAATACATCACCAGCCCTGCCGAGTCTCTCGTTCCAATCCCCGAAGAACTCGCACCGCTTGGGTTTCTCGTCGAGCCGATCAGTATCACCGAGAAAGCCATCGAACACGCCGTCGCCTCCCGGTCGGCGTTCGAGTGGGAACTCGAGTCGGCGCTCGTCCTGGGCAACGGTTCGCTCGGCCTGCTCACGTTGGCGATGCTCGAGACGGTATTCGACGTCGAACGGACGTACTGTCTGGGCCGCAGGGATCGCCCGGACCCGACAATCGATCTGATCGAAGAGCTGGGCGCAACGTACGTCGATTCCCGAGAAACGCCGGTTCCCGAGATTCCCGACACGTACGAACCGGTCGACTTCGTCTACGAGGCGACGGGCTATGCGAAACACGCCGTCGAGACGGTCGACGCCCTCGCACCCAACGGCGTCGGTGTGCTGCTCGGTGTTCCCGAACCCTGGACGTTCGAGGTCGATGGGGGACGACTCCACCGGGAGCTCGTCTTACACAACAAGGCACTGGTCGGCACCGTCAACTCCCATCGAGGCCACTTCGAGTCGGCCATCGACACCTTGTCACAGCTTCCGGCGTGGTTCACCGACGCCCTCGTCACGGGTGTCTACGGCCTCGAAGACGCTGAGGCGGCGTTCGACACCGCCGATGGAGTTATCAAGACGGCCGTCGAGTTCGACGGCATCTAA
- a CDS encoding mandelate racemase/muconate lactonizing enzyme family protein: MGIDYTQLHDPNAEYTMRDLSAETMNVTRERGGSRDVEITDVQTTMVDGNFPWTLVRVYTDAGIVGTGEAYWGAGAPELIERMAPFLRGENPLDIDRLTEHLVQKMSGEGSIGGVTVTAISGIEIALHDLAGKILEMPAYQLLGGKYRDTMRVYCDCHTEEEADPIACADEAERVVEELGYDALKFDLDVPSGHEKDRANRHLRNPEIEHKASIVEAVTERVGSRADVAFDCHWSFSGGSAKRLAKRLEEYDVWWLEDPVPPENHDVQREVTQSTTTPITVGENVYRTHGQRRLLEEQSVDIIAPDMPKVGGMRETRRIADLADLYYVPVAMHNVSSPVATMASAHVGAAIPNALAVEYHSYELGWWADLVEEDVIEDGYIEIPEEPGLGVTLDMDAVSEHMIDGEELFDEA, encoded by the coding sequence ATGGGTATCGATTACACACAACTCCACGATCCGAACGCCGAGTACACCATGCGGGACCTCTCGGCGGAGACGATGAACGTCACCCGCGAGCGTGGGGGCAGCCGCGACGTCGAGATCACCGACGTCCAGACGACGATGGTCGACGGCAACTTCCCCTGGACGCTCGTGCGTGTCTACACCGACGCGGGTATCGTCGGGACGGGCGAAGCCTACTGGGGTGCCGGTGCGCCCGAACTCATCGAGCGAATGGCTCCCTTCTTGCGGGGCGAAAACCCCCTCGACATCGACCGGCTGACCGAACACCTCGTCCAGAAAATGTCCGGCGAAGGCTCGATCGGCGGCGTCACCGTGACCGCCATCTCCGGCATCGAGATCGCCCTGCACGACCTCGCGGGTAAGATCCTCGAGATGCCGGCCTACCAGTTGCTGGGCGGCAAGTATCGCGATACGATGCGCGTCTACTGCGACTGTCACACCGAAGAAGAGGCCGACCCGATCGCCTGTGCTGACGAGGCCGAACGCGTCGTCGAGGAACTCGGCTACGACGCGCTGAAGTTCGACTTAGACGTCCCTTCGGGTCACGAGAAAGACCGCGCGAACCGCCACCTCCGGAACCCCGAAATCGAACACAAGGCCTCGATCGTCGAGGCTGTCACCGAGCGAGTCGGCTCGCGTGCCGACGTCGCGTTCGACTGCCACTGGTCCTTTTCGGGCGGCTCGGCGAAACGCCTCGCGAAGCGACTCGAGGAGTACGACGTCTGGTGGCTCGAGGACCCGGTGCCGCCGGAGAACCACGACGTCCAGCGTGAGGTAACGCAGTCGACGACGACGCCGATCACCGTCGGCGAGAACGTCTACCGCACCCACGGCCAGCGTCGCCTGCTCGAAGAACAGTCCGTCGACATTATCGCGCCGGATATGCCCAAAGTCGGTGGGATGCGTGAGACTCGGCGGATCGCCGACCTCGCGGACCTCTACTACGTCCCCGTGGCGATGCACAACGTCTCCTCCCCGGTCGCGACGATGGCCAGCGCACACGTCGGTGCGGCGATCCCGAACGCGCTGGCGGTGGAGTACCACTCCTACGAACTCGGCTGGTGGGCGGATCTGGTCGAAGAGGACGTCATCGAGGACGGCTACATCGAGATCCCCGAAGAGCCGGGACTTGGCGTCACCCTCGACATGGACGCCGTCTCCGAACACATGATCGACGGTGAGGAGCTGTTCGACGAGGCCTGA
- a CDS encoding Mut7-C RNAse domain-containing protein codes for MRLLLDVMCGGLVSYLRMCNYDTASAGDRGIEADDDLLALARAEGRTLLTRDVQLASRSDDAILLESREVEDQLRELAATGLDLSLADEPAFCGRCNGPLTTVSETASTPEYAPDGAATTVWRCQDCGQHFWRGSHWDRVAATLARVTDAAHTDDQSGTFQ; via the coding sequence ATGCGACTCCTCCTCGACGTCATGTGCGGCGGACTCGTCTCCTACCTGCGGATGTGCAACTACGATACCGCCTCCGCCGGCGACCGCGGAATCGAAGCCGACGACGACCTGCTGGCGCTCGCTCGAGCCGAGGGCCGAACGCTGCTCACGCGAGACGTCCAGCTTGCGAGCCGTTCGGACGACGCCATCCTGCTCGAGTCACGCGAGGTCGAGGATCAGCTCCGCGAACTCGCCGCGACGGGCCTCGACCTCTCGTTGGCGGACGAGCCTGCGTTCTGTGGGCGGTGTAACGGGCCGCTGACGACTGTCTCCGAGACGGCGTCGACGCCCGAGTATGCACCCGATGGTGCGGCGACGACGGTCTGGCGCTGTCAGGATTGCGGCCAGCATTTCTGGCGTGGCAGCCACTGGGATCGGGTGGCTGCGACGCTCGCGAGAGTCACCGACGCAGCGCACACCGACGATCAGTCGGGTACGTTTCAGTAG
- a CDS encoding alanyl-tRNA editing protein translates to MIGQRAATEPYVTRFETEVTAIDGRRVWLESSYFYGERGGQPADHGAIGGVDVTDVRFEAGEPVHSLAEEPSFKVGHRVLCSIDWSFRMYCMRAHTASHVLYGAARRLLENLDYAGIDIDERRVRIDLETSTTIDDEILLELDERVSRVVWESRRVSWDDVPAAEARNREEVAFSEAIDEDALANGRVRLVTIRGENDTGSGSRPGFGNGATVTVSGGNGSQEPWDVTACGGTHVRNTREIGPVTVLGCSTRDDGVTGIELAVGPAAIERRTIEKRITLDASRILETPVADVPDELQRSLE, encoded by the coding sequence ATGATCGGGCAACGGGCAGCAACAGAGCCGTACGTCACGCGATTCGAGACCGAAGTGACGGCGATCGACGGACGGCGCGTCTGGCTCGAGTCCAGTTACTTCTACGGCGAGCGCGGTGGACAGCCGGCTGACCACGGCGCGATTGGCGGCGTCGACGTCACCGACGTCCGGTTCGAAGCCGGCGAACCAGTTCACTCTCTCGCCGAAGAGCCGTCGTTCAAGGTGGGCCATCGCGTGCTGTGTTCGATCGACTGGTCGTTCCGGATGTACTGCATGCGGGCACACACCGCGAGTCACGTCCTCTATGGAGCCGCTCGACGGCTCCTCGAGAATCTCGACTACGCGGGAATCGACATCGACGAACGGCGGGTCCGAATCGACCTCGAGACGTCGACGACGATCGATGACGAAATCCTGCTCGAACTCGACGAGCGCGTCAGCCGCGTCGTCTGGGAATCGAGGCGGGTCTCGTGGGACGACGTGCCGGCAGCTGAAGCTCGCAACCGCGAAGAGGTCGCGTTCAGCGAGGCGATCGACGAAGATGCGCTTGCGAATGGACGGGTCAGGCTCGTGACAATCAGGGGTGAAAACGACACCGGAAGCGGCTCACGCCCGGGGTTTGGCAACGGTGCGACCGTCACCGTCTCGGGTGGAAACGGCTCACAAGAGCCGTGGGACGTCACCGCCTGTGGCGGCACGCACGTACGGAACACGCGCGAAATCGGCCCCGTCACGGTGCTCGGTTGCTCGACCCGAGACGACGGCGTCACTGGGATCGAACTCGCGGTTGGCCCCGCGGCGATCGAACGTCGCACGATCGAAAAACGGATCACTTTGGATGCCAGCCGAATCCTCGAGACGCCAGTCGCGGACGTCCCGGACGAACTCCAGCGCTCGCTCGAGTGA
- a CDS encoding MaoC/PaaZ C-terminal domain-containing protein, translating to MAYSYEPHSFEEFEVGQVFESPGRTMTETDVVMYASISSDWNELHANEQFARERDFGERIVHGPMTFVQAIGMLMRIGVLERTAYAFLGMNAMDLPNPVFIGDTISLEVEVAEKRVLESRDDVGLVVFDTTVTTQDETVVFQGDMKFFVVKRSES from the coding sequence ATGGCATACAGTTACGAGCCACACTCCTTCGAGGAGTTCGAGGTCGGCCAGGTGTTCGAATCGCCCGGCAGAACGATGACCGAAACGGACGTGGTGATGTACGCTTCGATCAGCAGCGACTGGAACGAACTCCACGCAAACGAGCAGTTCGCTCGAGAGCGCGACTTCGGCGAACGCATCGTCCACGGTCCGATGACCTTCGTCCAGGCGATCGGGATGCTCATGCGGATCGGCGTCCTCGAGCGAACGGCCTACGCGTTCCTGGGGATGAACGCGATGGACCTTCCCAACCCGGTCTTCATCGGCGATACGATCTCGCTCGAAGTCGAAGTCGCCGAGAAACGGGTGCTCGAGAGTCGCGATGACGTCGGCCTCGTCGTCTTCGACACGACGGTGACGACCCAAGATGAGACTGTGGTGTTCCAGGGCGATATGAAGTTCTTCGTCGTCAAACGTTCGGAATCGTAA
- a CDS encoding bifunctional 4-hydroxy-2-oxoglutarate aldolase/2-dehydro-3-deoxy-phosphogluconate aldolase — MSTSLVRDRIVESGVIAVLRGVDEDDVVPVARAIHDAGVDALEVTADGTRAIEKIAAIDRELEGTEAVVGAGTVLDATTARAAIDAGAQFVVSPHTSCEVIETCNRQRVLAAPGVLTPTEAVTAMEAGADVLKLFPAGTVGPNHISAIRGPLGDIDVIPTGGVDADNVGEYLEAGAVAVGAGSALVDYDAIDDGDMDRVRETAAAFVEAVTDARAE, encoded by the coding sequence ATGTCAACGAGTCTGGTTCGCGATCGAATCGTCGAAAGCGGGGTAATCGCGGTGCTTCGCGGCGTAGACGAAGACGACGTCGTTCCAGTTGCACGGGCGATCCACGACGCCGGCGTCGACGCCCTGGAGGTCACAGCCGACGGAACACGGGCGATCGAAAAGATCGCGGCCATCGACCGTGAACTCGAGGGGACTGAGGCGGTCGTTGGCGCGGGGACGGTTCTCGACGCGACGACCGCGCGGGCCGCGATCGACGCGGGCGCACAGTTCGTCGTCTCGCCGCATACGTCGTGTGAGGTGATCGAAACGTGCAACCGACAGCGGGTGCTTGCAGCGCCAGGTGTTCTGACACCGACGGAGGCGGTAACCGCGATGGAAGCCGGGGCAGACGTCCTGAAACTGTTTCCAGCGGGAACCGTCGGACCGAATCACATCAGCGCGATCCGGGGACCGCTCGGCGACATCGACGTCATCCCCACCGGCGGCGTGGACGCCGACAACGTGGGTGAGTACCTCGAGGCCGGGGCCGTCGCCGTCGGTGCAGGTAGCGCGCTCGTCGATTACGACGCGATCGACGACGGTGACATGGACCGCGTCCGCGAAACTGCCGCGGCGTTCGTCGAGGCCGTCACCGACGCTCGAGCCGAGTAA
- a CDS encoding S1C family serine protease has translation MTTHRSTLTRRRLLRLTSAGAVLGIALPVASAEDDRYVDVYEETIDDVVLVSVAGVDDAEPAGLGSGFVVDGYVVTNEHVVGDADEIELQFRDEQWRTGSVLGTDVHSDLAVLEVEDFPDAVDGFSLADDEPEIGQEVLALGNPLGLDASVSRGIISGVDRSLPSPTGFSIPAAIQTDAPVDPGNSGGPLVDLDGDALGIVFAGAGRTVGFAISARLADRVVPALVEDGEYQHAYMGVGVEPVGPLIADANDLEEPRGVLIVDVASDAPAADVLEPAADVSIVDGVPIPVDGDVVVAIDDEEIPNQEQLSSYLALETSPGDEIDVEVVRDGERETVGVTLEERPDVEAP, from the coding sequence GTGACGACACATCGGTCTACGCTTACCCGAAGGCGGCTGCTCCGACTCACCAGTGCGGGCGCAGTGCTCGGTATCGCTCTCCCGGTTGCTTCGGCCGAAGACGACCGCTACGTGGACGTCTACGAGGAGACCATCGACGACGTGGTCCTGGTCTCCGTCGCAGGTGTCGACGACGCGGAACCTGCTGGACTCGGCTCCGGATTCGTCGTCGACGGCTACGTCGTGACGAACGAACACGTCGTCGGCGATGCCGACGAGATCGAACTCCAGTTCCGGGACGAACAGTGGCGGACGGGATCGGTTCTCGGCACGGACGTCCACAGTGATCTGGCCGTCCTCGAGGTCGAGGACTTCCCCGACGCCGTCGACGGCTTCTCGCTGGCCGACGACGAACCGGAGATCGGCCAGGAGGTGCTCGCACTCGGCAATCCGCTCGGGCTCGACGCCTCCGTCTCGCGGGGTATCATAAGCGGCGTCGACCGATCGCTTCCCAGTCCGACCGGCTTCTCGATCCCCGCGGCCATCCAGACCGACGCCCCGGTCGATCCCGGAAACAGTGGCGGCCCGCTCGTCGATCTCGACGGTGACGCTCTGGGGATCGTCTTCGCCGGTGCCGGCCGGACCGTCGGCTTCGCCATCTCTGCCCGACTGGCGGATCGCGTCGTCCCTGCCCTCGTCGAGGACGGCGAGTACCAGCACGCGTACATGGGCGTCGGCGTCGAACCCGTCGGTCCGCTGATTGCCGATGCCAACGACCTCGAGGAGCCACGCGGCGTCCTCATCGTCGATGTCGCATCGGACGCACCCGCCGCTGACGTCCTCGAGCCGGCAGCCGACGTATCGATCGTCGACGGTGTGCCCATTCCCGTCGACGGCGACGTCGTCGTTGCGATCGACGATGAGGAGATCCCGAATCAGGAGCAACTCTCCTCGTATCTCGCCCTCGAGACGTCACCGGGCGACGAGATCGACGTCGAGGTGGTTCGCGACGGCGAGCGCGAAACCGTCGGCGTGACGCTCGAAGAGCGTCCGGACGTCGAGGCTCCCTGA
- a CDS encoding transcription elongation factor Spt5, with protein sequence MGIFAVKTTASQEQTVADMIINREEPDVHAALAPDSLTSYVMVEADNNAVLERVLEDIPHARSIVPGESDISEVEHFLSPKPDVEGIAEGDIVELIAGPFKGEKAQVQRIDEGKDQVTVELYEATVPIPVTVRGDQIRVLDSDER encoded by the coding sequence ATGGGCATCTTCGCGGTCAAGACCACGGCGAGCCAGGAACAGACCGTCGCCGACATGATCATCAACCGCGAGGAGCCCGACGTGCACGCCGCGCTCGCCCCCGACTCGCTCACCTCCTACGTGATGGTCGAGGCCGACAACAACGCGGTCTTAGAGCGCGTGCTCGAGGACATCCCGCACGCTCGAAGTATCGTTCCCGGCGAATCCGACATCTCGGAGGTCGAGCACTTCCTTTCGCCGAAACCCGACGTCGAGGGGATCGCCGAAGGCGACATCGTCGAACTCATCGCTGGCCCGTTCAAAGGCGAGAAGGCTCAGGTCCAGCGCATCGACGAAGGCAAAGACCAGGTCACGGTCGAACTGTACGAGGCGACGGTCCCGATTCCCGTTACGGTACGGGGTGACCAGATCCGCGTCCTCGATAGCGACGAACGGTAG
- a CDS encoding DUF7565 family protein, translated as MAWECGIDGCGAIFEDVEAAVVHQATEHERPECNVCGTVVPDGYLAIRHAFTEHSRAEYVRAYGASSEDVREREELLEEIESEANIERIASELTR; from the coding sequence ATGGCCTGGGAATGCGGAATCGACGGCTGTGGCGCGATCTTCGAGGACGTCGAGGCTGCCGTCGTCCATCAGGCGACCGAGCACGAACGTCCCGAGTGTAACGTCTGTGGAACCGTCGTTCCCGACGGGTACCTCGCGATCCGCCACGCGTTCACTGAACACAGCCGCGCCGAGTACGTCCGCGCGTACGGTGCTAGCTCCGAAGACGTCCGCGAACGAGAAGAACTCCTCGAGGAGATCGAATCAGAAGCCAATATCGAACGAATTGCCAGCGAACTGACGCGGTAA
- the purF gene encoding amidophosphoribosyltransferase: MTEKCGVVGVSLDGREAARPLYYALYALQHRGQESAGIVTHDGFQQHSHVEMGLVGEAFEEGDLDVLKGGAGIGHVRYPTAGSVDSSCAQPFSVSFKSGSLGLSHNGNLVNADEIREELAALGHAFTSDGDTEVIAHDLARNLLEEDLVRAVKRTMQRIHGSYALTICHDDTVIGVRDPVGNRPLCIGELEDGYMLASESAAIDTLDGELVRDVRPGELVVLQADGDGFDSYQLLEREQTAHCFFEHVYFARPDSIVDETLVYEARRSLGRKLWEESGVETDVVMPVPDSGRAFASGYADAASETTADGESRAENDDGVEFAEGLMKNRYVGRTFIMPTQDERERAVRLKLNPIKSTIEGKTVTVIDDSIVRGTTSTQLVQLLKDCGAEEVHVRIGAPEIVAPCYMGIDMATREELIASDKTTDEIRETIDADSLAYLSTEAIAEVLGTERIDLCLGCVTGEYPFDIDGEATDRDVTRPDLGGKTLHADD; encoded by the coding sequence ATGACCGAAAAGTGTGGCGTCGTCGGCGTCTCACTGGACGGTCGAGAGGCGGCACGACCGTTGTATTACGCGCTCTATGCACTCCAGCATCGCGGCCAGGAGTCTGCCGGGATCGTCACTCACGACGGGTTCCAGCAACACAGCCACGTCGAGATGGGACTCGTCGGGGAGGCGTTCGAGGAGGGCGACCTCGACGTCCTCAAGGGCGGGGCCGGGATCGGTCACGTCCGGTATCCGACTGCCGGTTCCGTCGACTCCTCGTGTGCACAGCCGTTTTCCGTCTCGTTCAAAAGCGGCTCACTCGGGTTGAGCCACAACGGTAACCTCGTCAACGCCGACGAGATTCGCGAAGAACTCGCTGCACTCGGTCACGCCTTTACCAGCGACGGCGACACCGAGGTTATCGCCCACGATCTCGCACGCAACCTGCTCGAGGAGGATCTCGTACGCGCGGTCAAGCGCACGATGCAGCGCATCCACGGCTCGTACGCGCTGACGATCTGTCACGACGACACCGTCATCGGCGTCCGCGATCCGGTCGGCAATCGCCCGCTTTGTATCGGTGAGCTCGAGGACGGCTACATGCTCGCGTCCGAATCGGCGGCGATCGACACGCTCGACGGTGAACTCGTCCGCGACGTTCGACCGGGCGAACTGGTCGTCTTGCAGGCAGATGGCGACGGATTCGACTCGTATCAGTTGCTCGAGCGCGAACAGACGGCCCATTGTTTCTTCGAGCACGTCTACTTCGCGCGCCCGGACAGTATCGTCGACGAGACGCTCGTCTACGAGGCCCGTCGTAGTCTCGGTCGCAAGCTCTGGGAGGAAAGCGGCGTCGAAACGGACGTCGTGATGCCGGTTCCCGACTCGGGTCGAGCGTTCGCCTCCGGGTACGCTGATGCAGCGTCAGAGACGACGGCTGACGGCGAGTCTCGAGCCGAAAACGACGACGGCGTCGAGTTCGCAGAGGGGTTGATGAAAAACCGCTACGTCGGCCGCACGTTCATCATGCCGACGCAGGACGAGCGTGAACGCGCCGTTCGGTTGAAGCTCAACCCGATCAAGTCCACGATCGAGGGCAAGACCGTCACCGTCATCGACGACAGCATCGTCCGCGGCACCACCTCGACCCAGCTCGTCCAGCTGCTCAAAGACTGTGGGGCTGAAGAGGTCCACGTCCGGATCGGCGCACCGGAGATCGTCGCTCCCTGTTACATGGGCATCGACATGGCCACCCGCGAGGAACTGATCGCCTCGGACAAGACGACCGACGAAATCCGCGAGACGATCGACGCGGACAGTCTCGCTTACCTCTCGACGGAGGCGATTGCCGAGGTTCTCGGCACGGAGCGAATCGATCTCTGTCTCGGGTGTGTCACCGGCGAATACCCATTCGACATCGACGGTGAAGCGACCGACCGGGACGTGACTCGCCCCGATCTCGGCGGAAAGACGCTCCACGCAGACGACTGA
- a CDS encoding PHP domain-containing protein, producing the protein MIDGVVSRVDCHVKVLDDDVVERAIRAGLDVLVYAPHFTRLPEIRRRAAAYSSDELLVVPAREVFTGTWRTRKHVLAIGLDEPVPDFISLEAAMAEFDRQGATVLAPHPEFATVSLEESDLRQYRETIDAVEIFNPKHLPWHNGRASELADGLELPPFTSSYAHLPSSVGVAYTAFDREIETDADLQRALEDNVARRVVYDNGLCRLRTTASELAHLCYENTWEKVDRLFLSGTEPTHPHHIAYDGRFDDAAVY; encoded by the coding sequence GTGATCGACGGAGTAGTGTCTCGAGTCGACTGTCACGTGAAGGTGTTAGACGACGACGTCGTCGAGCGGGCGATCCGTGCGGGCCTGGACGTCCTCGTCTATGCGCCACATTTCACCCGGCTGCCCGAGATCCGTCGGCGGGCGGCTGCGTACTCGAGCGACGAGTTACTGGTCGTCCCCGCCCGCGAGGTGTTCACCGGCACCTGGCGAACTCGCAAGCACGTGCTTGCGATCGGACTCGACGAGCCGGTCCCGGATTTCATCTCGCTCGAGGCGGCGATGGCGGAGTTCGACCGCCAGGGTGCGACGGTGCTCGCACCACACCCCGAGTTCGCTACCGTGAGTCTCGAGGAGTCTGATCTCCGCCAGTACCGAGAGACGATCGACGCGGTCGAGATTTTCAACCCGAAACACCTGCCGTGGCACAACGGACGGGCGAGCGAACTCGCCGATGGGCTCGAGCTGCCGCCGTTTACGTCGTCGTACGCCCATCTCCCGAGTTCGGTCGGGGTGGCATACACGGCGTTCGACCGCGAGATCGAGACCGACGCCGACCTGCAGCGGGCGCTCGAGGACAACGTCGCACGCCGGGTCGTCTACGATAACGGCCTGTGCCGCCTGCGGACGACGGCGAGCGAACTCGCCCACCTCTGTTATGAAAACACCTGGGAGAAAGTCGACCGCCTGTTCCTTTCGGGTACCGAACCCACACATCCACACCACATCGCCTACGACGGTCGGTTCGACGACGCTGCTGTCTACTGA